TCTATATTTCCCCCACATTAGAAAGAGCAATAGTTTTACCtcagaaaatttaaagaaaattaaacagGAACAAATATAATACGAGAATTAAAActctaaacctaaaatcgaaaccctagaatcacaaaatcgaaaccctacaatcccaaaatcgaaaccctaaacctaaaatcaataccctaaaccaaaaattgaaaccctaaaacaaaaatggaaaccctaaaacataaataaaaaaagcccAATTTAAAATACTTACTGTTAGTTGGCCCTCTCAGTGTcttgagtgagattgagagttcgagagagagagggagagacttAGGGCAGCGCCGGTGTGTACGATCGGTGGTGGAGATTCGGTTTTTTTAGGggttctttttaatttttttcagggTAAGGCTTTTTAACGCCGCATCGGACTTCGGTGCGGGTGAGGGTGGAGGCGGTGCCGCAGTGCAAGCCTACTGGAGGTCAGTGACGATGCTTTGATGAACGACGGCGCGAGTGGTGGCGGGTGGGGCGGATTGAGTTTGAGTTGGGTCTTGAGGGAATCGGGTTCGAAGGGCTGTAGACAGAGCAAGGCTGTTGTTTGGGTAAGGAGATTTTTACTAAACTATTTATAGTAGGGATTGTGGCCACGTTTTTTAAAACGCAGCTTCAGGGAttcttgaagccgcgttttaaaaacgcagcttcagGGTAGACTATGGCCACGTTTTTGaataaacgcggctttaggagaggactgaagccgcgttttgaaaacgcggcttcaagacatatattaaaaaatatatatatatttcaaatggGTCTAAAGCCgcattttaaaaacgcggcttcagcccaTTCCAGAAAAACGCGGCCATTGCtccaaaaaacgcggctacagagtTGGGCTTGGGCTGCGTTCGTCACACGCGGTCATAACATAGGTGCTGTGGGTGCGTTTTTTAGAAATGCGGCCCAAGtagggtcttaggccgcgtttttacaAATGCGGCTgaaaaaaacgcggcctaagacccgcgtgttttgtagtgCATGTACTCATTGTTTGAGAATGTTGGTGACAATCAATCAACCATACATTACGAATTATGAGTAACTAAACATTACATCAACAGAACTTTAATTAGTTGTTGAGCataatatacaataaaatcattttcatatgtataattttttttttttacaatttatagTACACTTTTTATCtttgattttaaatataaaatacaaaactgacAACTGGaattctatataataataaaaatttaaataatattttatgaacCAATTGTGACAACACATAgtaaaaaaatagcattatatttatttataccACGTTGCACAGGCTCTCTCTAGTCCATATATAAAACAATCAAGGCGGAGccctgatttttattttatttttctcaaaaacgataagatttcatttcattttatatcCTCAGCTTGAATTGGATAGACATAACCAATTGAAAAGATATCTTCCATCCACACAAGGTGGCGCCCTGATTGAGTATCTACCTCCAAAATGAAAtatcatataattaaaattttacattattttgaAGATTATGGTATTCTTTTTTGAGATTAACTTAGTCTTAAAGGTAATAGTTGTAAGTCTTATATACttatctgcatttttttttttaaagtagggGAAAAATATGGGAATATACCCTAAATAATTTACAATACAATAATACGTACATCAGAAACTTCGTGCAAATTAAGTGAACCAAGTCCCACTCTATAAACAACATATTATATACGAAAGGACAGtgaatttttaaatgaaatggttTTATGTTTTCGCTATAACAAGTAATCCATGAGACCATATGGCTCAACTTTTTAATGTTCATGCAGCCATCTTATCCATCCAATTTGCACGTTTATAAGATCAATTATTGCATCCATTGATTAATTTTGTGTCCCCcttaaatttcacaaatttggaCCATAGCCTTATGActattgattataattatttttttggtccaTCAACAAATGACATGTAATTCAATGATCACTTGGTAAAACTACCAGTTAAGGATGTAAATGAAATGCAAATTTATATTTAAGAATGTTATATTTGATAtgcatatatatagtttttcaagagccatatattaagaattaaaaaaaaaaaaaaatagtcaccGCTCATCTATAATATAAAGGTCAAAAACCCCAATTTATACTTTTTCTAGGCGGCCAAGACCCACGAAGTCAATAGCGTAGTTTCGTACCTACTGCctattattattcttttctgAACAgacaaaaaacataataatcattGATTGTCACGTTCTACtctatttaattaaaatctatCATTATCACTCGGTACATAATTAattctaataattttatttatatgtatttaaGTACATATTTAATCTCATTAGACTAAACCAGTCTGTACATACATCATTTGGCTATATCAAAAACTACATAATCTGGATCAAGTTgagattattgaaaaaaaaaaaaaaaaccacaatagTAGAAGATTTAAGTGCACGTTTGACCACCTGAGGCATTAATCCTCCGCCGCTTGACCGGATAAACCTGGCTGAAACCGCCTTGTTGCGCGGTGACCATATGCCACTCCTCCACCACATCATCCAAATCGTCAAATTGGTGCAACCCAGAAGCAGCATCATACAAGCAACCCTCAGAGAACCCGGCTAGCCCTAGGCCGCGGCAGGCCGGCTTGGTTTTACGTCGGCCGGCCCCGACGGGCACGTTGCGGAGGGCCCCACCAGCAGTCCAGTACCTCTGGCAACACTTGCAGAAATGTCTAGGCTGGTTAACGTTGTAATTGTTGAAGTAACAAAATTTGGTCTCCATGCTCTTGCACCTTGGGCACGGTATGATCTTGTCTGGTCTCTTATTCTCCAACAGTAGTCTTTGATCAGAACAACCCTTTTGTTCTTCCTTTACTTTTCTATTTTGCAACG
The sequence above is drawn from the Castanea sativa cultivar Marrone di Chiusa Pesio chromosome 5, ASM4071231v1 genome and encodes:
- the LOC142634198 gene encoding dof zinc finger protein DOF1.5: MANVQEDVPGIKLFGTTISLQNRKVKEEQKGCSDQRLLLENKRPDKIIPCPRCKSMETKFCYFNNYNVNQPRHFCKCCQRYWTAGGALRNVPVGAGRRKTKPACRGLGLAGFSEGCLYDAASGLHQFDDLDDVVEEWHMVTAQQGGFSQVYPVKRRRINASGGQTCT